A single Bosea sp. PAMC 26642 DNA region contains:
- a CDS encoding HK97 family phage prohead protease, with protein sequence MRAALPLTPFARESKFLPLPPSHIGLDGMFEGYASLFRIADLGKDIVEQGAFRESLVRRGPAGIKMLWQHDPAEPIGRWTTLIEDSRGLFVRGRLSLAVARAREIHALMREGAVDGLSIGFRPEKARTEPRTGLRRLERVDLWEISIVTFPMLPQARVSAVKALPRDAFAYA encoded by the coding sequence ATGAGGGCGGCCCTGCCGCTGACACCCTTTGCGCGGGAATCGAAGTTCCTGCCCTTGCCGCCCTCCCATATCGGCCTCGACGGCATGTTCGAGGGCTATGCCAGCCTGTTCCGCATCGCCGATCTCGGCAAGGACATCGTCGAGCAGGGCGCCTTTCGCGAGAGCCTGGTCAGGCGCGGCCCGGCCGGCATCAAGATGCTCTGGCAACACGACCCGGCCGAGCCGATCGGCCGCTGGACAACGCTGATCGAGGACAGCCGCGGCCTGTTCGTGCGCGGCCGACTCTCGCTCGCCGTCGCCCGGGCCCGCGAGATCCACGCCTTGATGCGCGAAGGCGCGGTCGACGGGCTCTCGATCGGCTTCCGGCCGGAGAAGGCCCGCACCGAGCCGCGCACCGGATTGCGGCGGCTGGAGCGGGTCGATCTCTGGGAAATCTCGATCGTCACCTTCCCGATGCTGCCGCAGGCCCGCGTCTCCGCCGTCAAGGCGCTGCCGCGTGACGCCTTCGCCTACGCCTGA